In Colletotrichum higginsianum IMI 349063 chromosome 1, whole genome shotgun sequence, one genomic interval encodes:
- a CDS encoding GEgh16 protein, whose amino-acid sequence MSFPVRALVASALLAVAHAQGVILSAQGPKGPASPGLLVNPAKADANIINQQEIVQNVVNECGRTILSGNIDIGETTEGQLSNNTVTKVTKGSNVDITIAQVSADGVGPYSCDLDLTSNANGATGQTKLQVQESQPQNGNIKLKVKMPDDLACVGASTGDVCTIRCFNDNAKGPFGGCVAVQQTDTTPKQNTPDNIPTAQTLEGVLTQVQQNIVDLPAAVKSIQDAPTQDDQGVTAIKEILGNNATLEAAGPAGSANNGKKNNGNGGKGNGRNRGKGNGAAGGGNGRNRGTGRGGNNAQTGGGAAAGGGGNGRGRQNQQNNNDNNNNNNDKRDPKDLLRSRWARRNFVPRG is encoded by the exons ATGTCGTTCCCCGTGAGAGCCTTGGTTGCCTCCGCCCTGCTGGCGGTGGCTCACGCTCAAGGTGTCATCCTCAGCGCACAAGGCCCCAAAGGCCCGGCCAGCCCGGGACTATTAG TCAATCCCGCAAAGGCCGacgccaacatcatcaaccAGCAGGAGATCGTCCAGAACGTCGTCAACGAGTGCGGCCGGACGATCCTCAGCGGGAACATCGACATCGGCGAGACGACCGAGGGCCAGCTCAGCAACAACACCGTCACCAAGGTCACAAAGGGCTCCAACGtcgacatcaccatcgcccaggtcagcgccgacggcgtcggccccTACTCGTGCGACCTCGACCTGACGAGCAACGCCAACGGGGCCACGGGCCAGACGAAGCTCCAGGTCCAGGAGTCCCAGCCGCAGAATGGCAACATCAAGCTCAAGGTCAAAATGCCCGACGACCTGGCCTGCGTAGGAG CCTCCACCGGAGACGTCTGCACCATCCGCTGCTTCAACGACAACGCAAAGGGCCCCTTTGGCGGCTGCGTCGCCGTCCAGCAGACCGACACGACGCCCAAGCAGAACACCCCCGACAACATCCCCACCGCCCAGacgctcgagggcgtcctcACCCAGGTCCAGCAGAACATCGTCgacctgcccgccgccgtcaagtcGATCCAGGATGCCCCGACCCAGGACGACCAGGGCGTCACGGCCATCAAGGAGATCCTCGGCAACAACGCCACCCTGGAGGCCGCCGGGCCCGCGGGGTCCGCCAACAacggcaagaagaacaacggcaacggcggcaaaGGCAACGGACGGAACAGGGGCAAGGGCAacggcgcggccggcggAGGCAACGGCAGGAACCGGGGCACCGGCCGCGGAGGGAACAACGCTCAGACCGGCGGAGGtgccgcggcgggcggcggcggcaacggacGTGGTCGCCAGAACCAGCAGAACAACAATgataacaacaacaacaacaacgacaagcGGGATCCCAAGGACCTGCTCCGCTCGCgctgggcgaggaggaacTTTGTTCCCCGGGGCTGA
- a CDS encoding phosphotransferase enzyme family protein — MAGRVRHPIDQKALERYIDEHVPQIKTPLEIKQACFGFGQSNPTYQLTDATNARFVLRKKPPGKLLSKAAHKVEREHRIIAALGPTDVPVPRAYCLCEDDSVVGTPFYIMEFLDGRILEDPAMPEVSSPEERRALWRAATTTLARLHRVTPAGVGLEGFGKASGFYDRQVRTWTTICESQAAAVDLETGEKVGDLPHFGEMVRFFGDGAAQPQDRATLIHGDYKIDNIVFHKTEPRVIGILDWEMSTVGHPLSDLCNFLHPYFTASRAGSGIYAHDGFLPGATPGLPTTEEIVGWYAAEAGWSPAPELNWGMAFSMFRLAAVCQGIAARAARGQASSEQARRFAVTRGPLAEFAWELVGRSRGEGGEGGKAKL, encoded by the exons ATGGCGGGACGTGTACGGCACCCAATCGACCAGAAGGCTCTGGAACGGTACATCGACGAGCATGTGCCGCAAATCAAGACGCCCTTGGAGATCAAACAGGCATGT TTCGGCTTCGGCCAATCGAACCCGACATACCAACTAACGGACGCGACCAACGCCCGCTTCGTGCTGCGCAAGAAGCCCCCCGGCAAGCTCCTCTCCAAGGCCGCGCACAAGGTCGAGCGCGAGCAccgcatcatcgccgccctcggccccACCGACGTACCCGTGCCCCGGGCCTACTGCCTCTGCGAGGACGACTCGGTCGTCGGCACGCCCTTCTACATCATGGAgttcctcgacggccgcatCCTCGAGGACCCGGCCATGCCCGAGGTGAGCTCGCCCGAGGAGCGCAGGGCGCTGTGGagggccgcgacgacgacgctcgCGAGGCTGCACCGCGTCACGCCGGCGGGCGTCGGGCTCGAGGGGTTCGGCAAGGCGAGCGGGTTCTACGACCGCCAGGTCCGCACGTGGACGACCATCTGCGAGAGtcaggccgccgccgtcgacctcgagacgggcgagaagGTTGGCGACCTGCCGCACTTTGGGGAGATGGTGCGGTTCTTCGGGGACGGGGCCGCGCAGCCGCAGGACCGGGCGACGTTGATCCATGGGGATTACAAGATTGACAACATTGTCTTTCACAAAACGGAGCCGAGGGTCATTGGAATTCTGGA CTGGGAAATGTCCACCGTGGGTCACCCCCTCTCGGACTTGTGCAACTTCCTACACCCGTACTTCACCGCCTCGcgcgccggcagcggcatctACGCGCACGACGGATTCCTCCCCGGCGCCACGCCGGGTttgccgacgacggaggagATCGTGGGCTGgtacgccgccgaggccgggtGGTCCCCCGCGCCGGAGCTCAACTGGGGCATGGCGTTCAGCATGTTCCGGCTCGCGGCCGTGTGTCAAGGCATCGCGGCGCGTGCGGCGCGCGGGCAGGCGAGCAGCGAGCAGGCGCGGAGGTTCGCCGTCACGAGGGGCCCGTTGGCGGAGTTTGCGTGGGAGCTCGTCGGGAGGAGCCGtggcgaggggggggagggaggcaaaGCGAAGTTGTAA
- a CDS encoding CCAAT-binding transcription factor subunit B: MMEYAQYPQPQNAHSGYTNSTTGNNITSPHGVQTSPILSQQQSPSQQQGHNMYQPQYTVPQQGMHYAMPQIQAAAMAATAAASGSSYPYMASDPSMTQTSPRMGGAKKENRDPRSPTQMTNVSQLPGQRRLSQVTSPGVPNAQGMMNHVGGRPGVAPPQMAQGQAMPHPQSPEMPAGGVEESPLYVNAKQFHRILKRRVARQKLEEQLRLTSKGRKPYLHESRHNHAMRRPRGPGGRFLTAEEVAAIEREKGGGSGEPSNDDVADTKAGTKRKSEADDSSSSKKAKKASESPEEDEEEDDES, from the coding sequence ATGATGGAATACGCACAATACCCTCAACCTCAGAACGCGCACTCGGGATACACGAACTCCACCACAGGCAACAACATCACCTCTCCTCACGGCGTACAGACGTCACCCATTCTGTCTCAACAACAATCGCCCTCTCAGCAACAGGGACACAACATGTATCAGCCACAGTACACCGTTCCCCAGCAGGGCATGCACTATGCCATGCCCCAAatccaggccgccgccatggcggcgactgctgctgcatcgGGATCCAGCTACCCATACATGGCTTCCGACCCCAGCATGACGCAGACGTCGCCGCGAATGGGCGGCGCGAAGAAGGAGAACCGCGACCCTCGATCACCAACCCAGATGACCAACGTCTCGCAGCTGCCCGGCCAGAGACGCCTCAGCCAAGTCACCAGCCCGGGCGTCCCCAACGCGCAGGGCATGATGAATCACGTTGGCGGGCGACCCGGCGTTGCGCCCCCGCAGATGGCGCAGGGGCAGGCCATGCCTCATCCGCAATCCCCCGAGATGCCGGCCGGCGGTGTCGAGGAATCACCCCTCTACGTCAACGCCAAGCAGTTCCATCGCATTCTGAAGCGCCGCGTCGCACGCCAAaagctcgaggagcagcttCGTCTTACCTCCAAGGGTCGCAAGCCGTATCTGCACGAGTCGAGACACAACCACGCCATGCGCCGACCCCGCGGGCCCGGAGGACGCTTTCTCACTGCCGAGGAGGTGGCCGCCATCGAGcgcgagaagggcggcgggTCCGGCGAGCCGTCCaacgacgatgtcgccgatACCAAAGCCGGCACGAAGAGGAAGTCGGAGGCGGATgactcgagcagcagcaagaaggccaagaaggcgtcGGAGAGTCctgaggaagacgaggaggaggacgacgaatCTTGA
- a CDS encoding Flavin-containing superfamily Amine oxidase has protein sequence MKLSNLALPAMALTLARTAAGAAATPCSESDIDVDVAIIGGGSAGIHAAIHLRDAGATVAVVEKKSQIGGHAETYTNPRTGVPGNVGVSLFENTDVVSGYFARLNVSAARVNPLNGGGASPSYDFSSGVRIPVPNASEAAARQEALQTAVRSYKTNVLAKYLWIDQSFHVPDPVPEELTVPFAELAQRYGFSALLTVIAQFNWFTGDISTIPALYGIKGLGPGLLNSIFGEFIVSASGDTRALYDAAAAELGDSVLLNADVVEVRRDVPVDEDDATGVTVLIQQPEQPLKLIRARKLLFAIPPTLDNVGAYDLTAEESGLFSKFSALGYWAAVANIPGLDTSLTNVGARTPFNQPVIPGPNGIDGYGSPEDFVVMVGFRDTAYSDADGQAVVRGNLATLGAVGAVPADAAERATFPFSSDHGPYNLRVSAEEIRAGFYRRFLALEGARNTYWAGAALTGHNSALVWNFNLGTVLPGLKKDLGL, from the coding sequence ATGAAGCTTTCCAACCTTGCCTTGCCGGCCATGGCTCTCACACTCGCCCggaccgccgccggggccgcggCCACGCCGTGCTCCGAGTCGGAtatcgacgtcgacgtcgccatcatcggcggcggctccgcCGGCATCCACGCGGCCATCCATCtccgggacgccggcgccaccgtcgctgtcgtcgagaagaagtCCCAGATCGGCGGCCACGCCGAGACGTACACCAACCCGCGGACGGGCGTGCCCGGCAACGTCGGCGTCTCGCTCTTCGAGAACACCGACGTCGTCAGTGGCTACTTCGCCCGCCTCAACGTCTCCGCCGCCAGGGTCAACCCGCTCAACGGGGGCGGCGCGTCGCCGAGCTACGACTTCTCATCCGGTGTCCGGATCCCCGTCCCTAACGCCTCCGAGGCCGCGGCCCGGCAGGAGGCTTTGCAGACCGCGGTGCGGTCGTACAAAACCAACGTGCTGGCCAAGTACCTCTGGATCGACCAGAGCTTCCACGTTCCGGACCCCGTGCCGGAGGAGCTCACCGTGCCGTTCGCCGAGCTCGCGCAGAGGTACGGCTTCTCGGCGCTGCTGACCGTCATCGCCCAGTTCAACTGGTTCACGGGCGACATCTCTACCATCCCGGCGCTGTATGGCATCAAGGGCCTCGGGCCGGGCCTGCTCAACAGCATCTTTGGCGAGTTCATCGTCTCCGCCAGCGGCGACACAAGGGCCCTGtacgacgccgccgccgccgagctcggcgacaGCGTGCTGCTgaacgccgacgtcgtcgaggtgcGGCGTGACgtccccgtcgacgaggacgacgccaCCGGCGTCACCGTCCTCATCCAGCAGCCGGAACAGCCGCTCAAGCTCATTCGTGCCCGCAAGCTGCTGTTCGCCATCCCGCCGACGCTCGACAACGTAGGCGCCTACGACCTCACCGCCGAGGAGTCGGGCCTCTTCTCCAAATTCTCCGCCCTGGGCTActgggccgccgtcgccaacaTCCCGGGCCTGGACACGAGCCTGACCAACGTCGGCGCCCGGACGCCCTTCAACCAGCCCGTCATCCCGGGCCCCAACGGCATCGACGGGTACGGCTCGCCCGAGGACTTCGTCGTGATGGTGGGGTTCCGGGACACGGCGTActccgacgccgacgggcaGGCCGTGGTCCGCGGGAACCTCGCGACGCTGggggccgtcggcgccgtgcccGCGGACGCCGCGGAGAGGGCCACGTTCCCGTTCTCCTCGGACCACGGCCCGTACAACCTGCGCGTGTCGGCGGAGGAGATCAGGGCCGGCTTCTACCGCCGGTTcctggccctcgagggcgcgcgGAACACGTACTGGGCCGGCGCGGCCTTGACGGGGCACAACAGCGCGCTGGTCTGGAACTTCAACCTGGGCACCGTGCTGCCTGGTCTCAAGAAGGACCTCGGTCTGTGA
- a CDS encoding Tat pathway signal sequence, whose product MSPSYESECHDKQVAFTDESGDDASLSEITGPAIRMSRWERLKNLLLYAIYSVFLLSYMLLFLAYTKSVNSRVAVDPSRMGLEGIPHVTVPLGASVAEARLASHKSLTVIGVYGDAPLGSHRQILQKAGFHDGPPNAYEGRPTAENDAAWADLMSVGMISISEAENARLPMGGSAQVRDANGLVPDKYLVQTSVSHQLHCLKRLRELIWDSGKGLAEHWQYGHGSHCIDYLRQSLMCHGDLTPIYMMWSEEHGSFMGVQENIMQCRSWEAIVEWSAARNDTGMRVDGNHGKNTKTHGLVEGD is encoded by the exons ATGTCACCATCGTACGAATCGGAATGTCACGACAAGCAGGTCGCCTTCACTGACGAAAGTGGCGACGATGCCTCGTTGTCGGAAATTACCGGCCCGGCTATTCGCATGTCAAGATGGGAACGATTGAAGAATCTTCTACTGTACGCGATCTACAGTGTCTTTCTGCTCTCATATATGCTGCTTTTTCTTGCCTACACGAAGTCCGTAAACAGCAGAGTTGCCGTAGACCCGTCCCGAATGGGCCTTGAAGGTATACCTCACGTTACAGTCCCGCTCGGTGCGAGTGTCGCGGAGGCGCGGCTCGCCAGTCACAAATCACTGACCGTCATAGGGGTCTACGGCGATGCGCCTTTGGGGTCTCACAGGCAGATACTACAGAAGGCCGGTTTTCACGACGGCCCGCCGAATGCCTATGAAGGACGGCCGACAGCCGAGAATGACGCTGCCTGGGCAGACCTTATGAGCG TTGGCATGATATCCATCTCCGAGGCAGAAAATGCGAGGCTCCCCATGGGTGGCTCCGCTCAAGTACGCGATGCGAACGGCTTGGTTCCCGACAAGTATCTCGTTCAGACGTCTGTCTCTCATCAGCTACACTGCCTG AAACGTCTTCGCGAGCTCATATGGGACAGCGGGAAGGGACTGGCGGAGCACTGGCAGTACGGACACGGGTCCCACTGCATTGACTACCTGAGACAGTCCCTCATGTGCCATGGGGATCTGACTCCCATCTACATGATGTGGTCGGAGGAACACGGGTCCTTCATGGGGGTCCAGGAGAACATTATGCAGTGTCGCTCGTGGGAAGCCATCGTGGAGTGGTCGGCTGCGAGGAACGATACAGGGATGCGGGTCGACGGAAATCATGGCAAGAACACCAAGACTCATGGTTTGGTTGAAGGAGATTGA
- a CDS encoding Major facilitator superfamily transporter, with the protein MMCHFLSRSRTPRQEQEGDHSKPLLGNMWRRYHLLTPTNAVFDADQTRPEHKRSWSVLALGLGAVLASILLATSVASLLQISNHHARHDVIPARQSLHSCGPTAATARERGCHFDHMSASWVQTDCFDKELMHEYVHAGFHERNWTFWRDEDGKAGTRMSKDEILSGEWEVIWASGDYHYAHCAYFWEKQWRQFRAGGLVVTLDSRIRFPHHTKHCIDFVRAPNITYIQGKASSMIHQRFGLLECVIGPM; encoded by the coding sequence ATGATGTGCCATTTCCTCAGTCGATCCCGCACTCCTCGCCAAGAGCAGGAGGGCGATCATTCAAAGCCCTTGTTAGGAAACATGTGGCGTCGGTACCACCTCCTTACGCCGACGAACGCCGTGTTTGATGCAGACCAGACACGTCCAGAACACAAGAGATCGTGGTCCGTTCTCGCTTTGGGACTGGGAGCTGTGCTGGCTTCCATCCTCCTAGCTACGTCGGTCGCAAGCCTCCTTCAGATCAGCAACCACCATGCTCGGCACGACGTGATTCCGGCACGACAGTCACTTCACTCCTGTGGCCCAACGGCCGCCACGGCCCGCGAGCGGGGTTGCCATTTTGATCACATGTCGGCCAGCTGGGTGCAGACGGATTGCTTCGACAAGGAGCTGATGCATGAGTACGTCCATGCCGGCTTCCACGAGCGGAACTGGACCTTCTGGAGGGACGAAGACGGCAAGGCCGGGACTCGGATGTCGAAAGACGAGATCCTGTCCGGCGAGTGGGAGGTCATCTGGGCATCGGGGGACTATCACTACGCCCACTGCGCCTACTTCTGGGAGAAGCAATGGAGGCAGTTCCGCGCCGGCGGGTTGGTCGTGACTTTGGACTCCCGGATCCGGTTTCCGCACCACACCAAGCATTGCATCGATTTTGTGAGGGCCCCGAATATAACCTACATCCAAGGGAAGGCGAGCTCCATGATACATCAACGCTTCGGGCTTCTGGAGTGCGTCATTGGACCAATGTAA
- a CDS encoding Amino acid transporter, producing MADYQVTEKKETHRVDSGTEGEDHHKIVNEQPVDVFTNEDGDVNFRGVSWPAAAVLVAKFQLGLGVLSLPKTFHTLGFFPGILCFVILSIMTTASGYVSGNARLYYPQIYSVADVAEMMFGKKTREFVGFLFFLYLALTAGAGMLASSVALNALSSHGACTMAFVGVAAAVAFLIGGGFRSLDKIAWVSWAGFGCIFVAIWTTAIACLVQDRPAAGPATGPVDLDIRVFPVTTFAHAMSAVSNQLFAVGASGVCFSIAAEMKEPKDFGKALLWGQGIVIATCVAIASIVYAQVGQYLASPALGSAGPLIKKVAYGIGLPGLLVTAILYSHTAGKYWFVRILRGTRHLQTGTAKHWIVWGSSMMGTVVFGFIIVGVVPFFSDFLSLVGSLVNPVFTHIIPGFMVLYFVAKKPTMVGEGGSNVPQNSFAEKHWITEAHDAAKTSKRDAIVVVLSWVMIVIGAFIIVGGTYATVLTIKEGYDNGSIGSVFSCADNSSG from the coding sequence ATGGCCGACTACCAAGTaaccgagaagaaggagactCACCGAGTCGACTCCGGCACCGAGGGTGAAGACCATCACAAGATTGTCAACGAACAAcccgtcgacgtcttcaccaacgaggatggcgacgtcAACTTCCGCGGCGTCTCCtggcccgcggcggccgtcctcgtcgccaagttccagctcggcctcggggtGCTGAGTCTGCCCAAGACTTTCCACACCCTGGGCTTCTTCCCGGGCATCCTCTGCTTCGTGATCCTCTCCATCATGACCACCGCCTCGGGCTACGTCTCCGGCAACGCGAGGTTGTACTACCCGCAGATCTACAGCGTCGCAgacgtcgccgagatgatgttcggcaagaagacgagggagTTTGtcggcttcctcttcttcctctacCTCGCCCTgaccgccggcgccggcatgctggcctcctccgtcgcccTCAACGCCCTCTCGAGCCACGGCGCCTGCACCATGGCCTTTGTcggcgtggccgccgccgtcgccttcctcatcggcggcgggttCCGCAGCCTGGACAAGATCGCCTGGGTCAGTTGGGCCGGTTTCGGCTGCATCTTCGTCGCCATCTGGACCACGGCCATCGCCTGTCTCGTCCAGGAcaggcccgccgccggccccgcGACGGGCCCCGTTGACCTCGACATCCGTGTCTTCCCCGTCACCACCTTTGCGCACGCCATGTCCGCCGTCTCCAACCAGCTgttcgccgtcggcgcttCCGGCGTCTGcttctccatcgccgccgagatgaAGGAGCCCAAGGACTTTGGCAAGGCCCTGCTCTGGGGCCagggcatcgtcatcgccacctgcgtcgccatcgcctccaTCGTCTACGCCCAGGTCGGCCAGTACCTCGCCAGCCCCGCCCTCGGTTCCGCCGGCCCCTTGATCAAGAAGGTTGCCTACGGCATCGGCCTGCCCGGTCTCCTCGTGACCGCCATCCTCTACAGCCACACGGCCGGCAAGTACTGGTTCGTGAGAATCCTCCGCGGCACACGCCACCTCCAGACCGGCACCGCCAAGCATTGGATCGTCTGGGGCTCTTCCATGATGGGCACCGTCGTGTTCGgcttcatcatcgtcggAGTCGTGCCCTTCTTCAGCGACTTCCTCAGCCTTGTCGGCTCCCTCGTCAACCCGGTCTTCACCCACATCATCCCCGGCTTCATGGTGCTGTACTTTGTCGCCAAGAAGCCCACCAtggtcggcgagggaggaTCGAACGTGCCCCAGAATTCCTTCGCCGAGAAGCACTGGATTACGGAGGCTCACGACGCGGCCAAGACCAGCAAGAGAGATGCgattgtcgtcgtcctctcctGGGTCATGATTGTCATTGGTgccttcatcatcgtcggcggcacgTACGCAACTGTTTTGACGATTAAGGAGGGCTATGACAACGGTTCGATTGGTAGTGTTTTCTCGTGCGCAGACAACTCGTCAGGCTAA
- a CDS encoding Duf895 domain membrane protein — protein sequence MSQPSHQTSDVRGRAHDVFRGTIFQAVLLGLISFTQPGIWTAMNNLGAGGQAEPYIINAVNVITFVIMIVLSPVASMVGNLIGMKWIVVIGTIGYVPYSAALYCNSMWGTQWFLIFGAVTCGISASALWPGEAAIAVGYPEVARRGTCISIWLALGKLGSIIATAIQLALNKDSNTTGAISSSTYLVLVVIQCLGLPLSLLLSPPGKLVRRDGRKPVFANAERSLKSQLRGFLAQFRRREVLLLIPAFITAQWGVTYQGNYMAAYFTVRARTLSGFIIAVVGAISNVLSGWWLDTRHLKRTTQARWSWYFLLALFTLVWIWNLVVQERWAKHSPGEIDWSSASYGEGLAIFVLYRIAYETVGVWLYWTLGTFDVEADTIALSMGVLRSGESLGSALAYAVGSVRSASLMTNLIISVVVFYVGAPATTWAALLVKERLPSEVESLASDVEGSGQTTAHQSDAADQVEVNHRAKA from the exons atgTCTCAGCCCAGCCATCAAACATCGGACGTCCGCGGCAGAGCCCACGATGTCTTCCGCGGCACCATCTTCCAGGCTGTGCTGCTCGGGCTCATCAGCTTCACGCAGCCCGGGATATGGACGGCGATGAACA ATTTGGGAGCCGGCGGCCAAGCCGAGCCATACATCATCAACGCGGTGAACGTGATAACCTTTGT CATCATGATCGTTTTGTCTCCCGTCGCCAGCATGGTCGGCAACTTGATCGGCATGAAGTggatcgtcgtcatcggaaCCATAGGCTACGTGCCGTACTCGGCCGCGCTCTACTGCAACTCCATGTGGGGGACGCAGTGGTTTCTCATCTTCGGTGCCGTGACCTGTGGCATCTCG GCATCCGCGCTGTGGCccggcgaggccgccatAGCTGTCGGATACCCAGAGGTCGCCCGTCGAGGGACTTGTA TCAGCATCTGGCTGGCGCTGGGAAAGCTAggctccatcatcgccaccgcCATCCAGCTCGCGCTCAACAAGGACAGCAACACGACCGGcgccatctcctcgtccacctACCTCGTCCTGGTCGTCATCCAGTGTCTGGGGCTGCCCCTCTCGCTCTTGCTGTCGCCCCCCGGCAAGCTGGTGCGCAGGGACGGGAGGAAGCCCGTCTTCGCCAACGCGGAGCGGTCCCTCAAGAGCCAGCTGAGGGGGTTCCTCGCCCAGTTCAGGCGCAGGGAGGTGCTGCTCCTGATCCCGGCCTTCATCACCGCGCAGTGGGGCGTCACGTACCAGGGCAACTACATGGCGGCGTACTTCACGGTCCGCGCCCGCACGCTCTCCGGGttcatcatcgccgtcgtcggggccATCTCCAACGTGCTCTCCGGCTGGTGGCTCGACACGAGACACCTGAAGAGGACCACGCAGGCCCGCTGGAGCTGGTATTTCCTGCTGGCGCTGTTCACGCTCGTCTGGATATGgaacctcgtcgtccaggagCGCTGGGCGAAGCACAGCCCTGGCGAAATCGACTGGAGCAGTGCCAGCTACGGAGAGGGGCTCGCCATCTTTGTTCTCTACCG AATCGCATACGAAACTGTTGGCGTCTGGCTCTACTGGACTCTCGGCAccttcgacgtcgaggcggaCACCATCGCGCTGTCCATGGGCGTTCTTCGCTCGGGTGAGTCGCTGGGGTCGGCCTTGGCGTACGCCGTTGGCTCGGTCCGCAGCGCGTCCCTGATGACGAACCTCATCATCTCGGTCGTGGTCTTCTACGTCGGAGCTCCTGCCACGACCTGGGCCGCCCTTCTCGTCAAGGAAAGGCTTCCGTCCGAGGTGGAAAGCCTGGCTAGCGACGTAGAAGGCTCTGGGCAGACTACCGCCCATCAGTCTGATGCGGCGGACCAGGTCGAGGTGAACCACCGTGCCAAGGCTTAG
- a CDS encoding Tyrosinase central domain protein, which yields MWPLTLGVLALQASGVLAGPVSRSTEAALSPNNPEELQKLADLARSAFDETKSQAVGGGEVQKRGSSCAWHNVRVRKEWGTLSRLERLDYIKAVKCLQSRPARTPSSEAPGARSRFDDFVATHINQTFTVHYTGNFLSWHRYFLWQYEEALRNECGYQGTQPYWDWSKTAITGMEKSPIFDGSDTSISGNGEFIPGRPPIILTGQADLPSITLPIGTGGGCVTSGPFRDMSVNLGPAALDLPGGVSESNPEGPLAYNPRCLKRDLTTEINRAFANATAVLSNILRPQNVYDFQMQMQGVPGTGNIGIHGGGHYSLGGDPGRDVFTSPGDPAFYLHHAMIDRVWWMWQMLSPRERQYGETALGGTNTFLDQPPSANTTMDDYLEYGYVGGEPLRIRDAMSTVAGPFCFVYL from the exons ATGTGGCCCTTGACTCTGGGTGTTCTGGCCCTCCAGGCGTCCGGCGTCCTGGCCGGTCCGGTTTCGCGCTCGACCGAGGCCGCCTTGAGCCCCAACAATCCCGAAGAGCTCCAAAAGCTGGCCGACCTGGCTCGGTCTGCTTTTGACGAGACCAAGTCACAGGCGGTGGGAGGCGGTGAGGTCCAGAAGCGCGGCAGTTCCTGCGCCTGGCACAACGTCCGCGTTCGAAAGGAATG GGGAACCCTCAGCAGACTCGAGAGGCTCGACTACATCAAGGCGGTCAAATGCCTCCAGTCCCGGCCCGCCCGAACCCCGTCCTCGGAGGCGCCTGGCGCGAGGTCCAGGTTCGATGATTTCGTGGCAACGCACATCAACCAGACATTCACTGTTCACTACACC GGCAACTTCTTGTCGTGGCACCGATACTTCCTCTGGCAGTACGAAGAGGCCCTGCGCAACGAGTGCGGCTACCAGGGCACCCAGCCC TACTGGGACTGGTCAAAGACAGCCATCACCGGCATGGAGAAGTCCCCCATCTTCGATGGAAGCGACACGTCCATCTCCGGCAACGGCGAGTTCATCCCCGGGCGACCGCCGATCATCCTCACGGGGCAGGCCGACCTCCCCTCCATCACGCTTCccatcggcaccggcggcgggtgCGTCACCTCCGGGCCGTTCCGAGACATGAGCGTCAACCTCggccccgccgccctcgacttGCCCGGGGGCGTCTCCGAGTCCAACCCCGAGGGCCCGCTCGCCTACAACCCGCGCTGCCTCAAGCGCGACCTGACGACCGAGATCAACCGCGCCTTCGCCAACGCCACCGCCGTGCTGTCCAACATTCTCCGGCCCCAGAACGTGTACGACTTccagatgcagatgcagggTGTCCCCGGTACCGGCAACATTG GcatccacggcggcggccattACTCCCTTGGCGGAGACCCTGGAAGAG ACGTCTTCACCTCGCCGGGCGACCCGGCCTTCTATCTCCACCACGCAATGATCGACCGGGTGTGGTGGATGTGGCAGATGCTGTCGCCCCGCGAGCGGCAGTACGGCGAGACCGCGCTGGGCGGGACGAACACGTTCCTGGACCAGCCCCCCAGCGCCAACACGACCATGGACGATTACCTCGAGTACGGATACGTCGGCGGGGAGCCCCTCAGGATCCGGGACGCCATGagcaccgtcgccggcccGTTTTGCTTCGTGTATCTTTGA